The Anomaloglossus baeobatrachus isolate aAnoBae1 chromosome 5 unlocalized genomic scaffold, aAnoBae1.hap1 SUPER_5_unloc_2, whole genome shotgun sequence region TGTACTGTAAAAATATTTACAAATGTTTGTATTACTACAACTTATGTACtatgattgtttatttttttttatttatcactttatatatagataagtccagtctgacgaagggctGTTGGCTGAAACGTCAACTTTTTGTGGACAGTTCCATGCACAGCACTTTGAAAtaatttttttcaacaataaaaatGAACACAGCCTAATCTAAGTCTCTTTAATTCATTTGGGGTAGTCAGTGTGCTGGAATTCTCTCATTTGCCTTACTTTTTTCGTACGAGCACCTGCTAATTGGTAATGCTGAGCCTTACTTGTACTCtgttttccaattaaaacatttcccacactctgaacatgaaaatggattctccctaagtgaattttctgatgtgtaacaagggatgatttccgaataaaacatttcccacactctgaacatgaaaagggcttctcccctgtgtgaattttctgatgtctaacaagggatgatttctgaataaaacatgtcccacactctgaacatgaaaatggcttctcccctgtgtgaattttctgatgtctaacaaggtataatttctgaataaaacatttaccacactctgaacatgaaaatggcttctcccctgtgtgaactttctgatgcgaaacaaggtttgatttctgaataaaacatttcccacattctgtacatgaaaatggcttctccccggtgtgaactttctgatgcccaacaagttctgatttccgaataaaacatttcccacactctgaacatgaaaatggcttctcccctttgtgaattttctgatgcgaaataaggtttgatttctgaataaaacatttcccacattctgtacatgaaaatggcttctccccggtgtgaactTTCTGATGCCCAACAAgtcctgatttccgaataaaacatttcccacactctgaacatgaaaatggcttctcccctttgtgaattttctgatgcgaaataaggtttgatttctgaataaaatattttccacactccgaacatgaaaatggcttctcccctatgtgaatgTTTTGATGAGTAACAAGATATGATTTAtgactaaaacctttcccacactctgaacatgaaaatggcttctcccctgtgtgaattttctgatgcataACAAgtcttgatttccgaataaaacatttcccacactctgaacatgaaaatggcttctcccctgtgtgagatctttgatgccaaacaagttcgAATTTCTGaagaaaacattttccacactctgaacataaatatggcttctcccctgtgtgaattttctgatgcctaACAAGGCCTGATTTCtcactaaaacattttccacactctgaacatgaaaatgacttcttccCAGTGAGAGTTTTTTGATGATTGGAATTTTggtcttgtttgaaaagatcagatgatatcgCTTTCCgatgaaggactggaggtatatttgggacaacatcatgctcttcatatgtatcatgtgtcatacagtcatcatctgttataaattctgaagatattagagagccatttgaactcccaatacagtcatctgctaaaaataaacacaatgttattattttttaatgatatcttgaaagttaatgtatttttttaaaccataacatcagaaattaaattaggaaaaaatgtattcttaaTCTGTTGGCCAATTTTGACATctgttacatcttcgttaattcggatctcccattcctagcacaagttctctggaatgtgctacagtaaataatctgtacTGTTGTTACaatatgactgcaggataatgagggacaaagTGCTCCTATACTGTCTCTCACGCTAAGtgaccctaagctattcctaacctctggattacccctgaagatggagatgctggagtctcGTGTCTTACTATTCTGCTGATGAGATCTAATCTGTaatcccccagggaaggaaggggtaggAATATGATGGAAACAGATTAAGACATATgaaacacattgcaaactcacagaaataaacagtgaacgactaaggagaaaagcaagagcaggaaggcagcaacaaaaagacaacaagtgtTAATAGCACAACAGGTCACAGTAATAGTGCCCAATAACCacccgtaagtctggatcacaacacctgaccagagcagtataggtaagctatagctggcattaatgaaataatcCAGCCAGTATATACAGGAGGGGAGCAAATTATACCTTCTCCTCTACAGCAtgggatcaaagacattaacaagcagccccgcagagaataaggggtactttacacgctgcgacatcgctgccgatatatcgtcggggtctcgtcgttagtggcgcacatccggcaccggtagcgacatcgcagcgtgtaacacaaatgagcgacgatcaacgatcgcaaaaatgtgcaaaatcgttgctcgttgacaagtcgttcacttccataatatcggtgctgctgcaggtccgattttgtctgtcgttcctgcggcagaacacatcgctatgtgtgacgccgctggaacgacaaacatctcctttacCTCCGTCcaacggaaaaggaggaaggaaggaagtgggcgacatgttgcggccgctcatctcctcccctccttttctattgggcggcggttcagtgacgctgctgttacGCTGAACGAACCGacccagaaaggaggcggttcgccggtcacagcaacgtcgcagagcaggtatgtgcgtgtgacgctgccgtagcgataatgttcgctacggcagcgatcaccacatatcggccgtgcgacgggggcgggtgcaatctcactcgacatcgctagcaaatgctagcgatgttgcagcgtgtaaagtaacccTTACTCTTGTTAGCCTGCCCAAGTCTATGGTTTGACGCCTGCAtctcctgcgctgctcacagacatcagagaagttaacatgcAACGTACAAGAATCTATAATTTCcatagatcctgacgccgccatgacagttggtaaaATCTGCAAAAATCTCTTTGCAACATTGATCCACAACAGAAAttttcaaagagatttttttttcgaaaataaaatagttacagaCAGATGTCAGATATTTAACGGGGTTGTCCGGGACAACGATTGTGACGATGTACACTGAAAAAttacgtcagggactggagtgagatttttggCATAGGGAATGCCGCAGTTTGTTaagaattagagaagcggtggcatcacaccttTGTTCTGGccgagctttgctcattttggcaAAGCTGATTAAAATTGTcgtgaacacacacacatacatcagcctgtctcctcttcacctttatactcctgcaattaagacctttggtcacatgacgtgatgttgaAAAGGtttttaagcagtcctataatcagcatataaacactggggcccttaGGAGAATGGGagtcctgtgaaattgcccagtttgctctccctttccactaatgccagtcctgcatgccagcctgtctttTGTTCAGTTCATTtacactcctgcaattaagagacctttggttacatcatgtcacatgactttgaaatcatcaaaggtccttaaacaatcaacctcagaatacaactgatggggaccctaagagagtggggatcctgagaaattgcgcagtttaaCTCCTCCCAACGTTGgctctgactgtaactagggcttatttttggagtagggcttatatttcaaccattctccaaaaatcccataaaatcatgctagggcttattttcggtgtaggttgtcttttcagggaaacagggtattaattaataataattttattcatttatatagcgctattaattccacagcgctttacatacattggtattcatgaaccctctgcaggtttttgagtttccttcataacaacatagagaagggactagaaacaaacagcagaagaagcagaagcaaagaaaatacagctgaaaaaaacccagagcagaaagcctaaaaatgtaatcacaaaatgagtgcagaaagtacatgagtagatatctcttactggatagagccggaggagacacatcctgaggaacatcgggatcttcttgtttacagtcctgtgggagaagaggacggggacatctctctggtgttgtcctcttactggatagacctggaggagacacatacagggactgaattcattcctaacatacagataattataggccgtgtgtatttagtcctgtctattacctggtgatgtgaggggctggggaacctccatcatgacgtccttgtacagatctttgtgtccttctaaatactcccactcctccatggagaaatagacggtgacgtcctgacaccttataggaacctgacacatacaatgatactgtaaccccccgatcccttcatagcgttactgtataatgtcccagcattcccagcactgtcacctctccagtcagcagctcaatcatcttgtaggcgagttctaggatcttctggtcattgatgtcctcatgtatcggggggtgaggtggaggccccatgattgggctcaggggtcttccccatccttcagacacaggggcctgacagcgctcactagaggtcttcttcactactgtgtaatcctggttatggagaaacacagtaataaatctcactccagacatttccagagtcctcacctctccagttctgtccatctgttattcccatagataagaatgatgtaatgtgacgtcatcagaatctctcacctctccagtaagccggaagaggatctctagggtgaggtgtaatatcctctcggccatcttgtccctgtccatatccatccttgttaAGAAATTTTCTTAAACAGAATAAAATCaccgagaggatccgatattataaggacctgaatgggaaggagatgagcccatatagaaaattaatggagataagggaggtgagatatcatttgggtagtaaaaaaaattatcatgaaatgtgctatgtaaatagtacaactataaaggtggtgtcacacatagcgacgacaacaacgacgtcgctgctaagtcaccattttctgtgacgtagcagcgacgtcccgtcgctgtcactatgtgtgacatccagcaacgacctggtccctgctgtgaggtcgccggtcgttgctgaatgtcctgcttcattttttggacgttgctctcccgctgtgaagcacacatcgctgtgtgtgacagcgagagagcgacaaactgaagcgagcagggagccggcttctggcagcctgcggtaagctgtaactacagtaaacatcgggtaaccaagaagccctttccttggttacccgaaatttaccttagttactagcgtccgccgctctcatgctgccagtgccggctccctgcacacgtagctggagtacacatcgggtatctaacccgatgtgtactctggctaaaagtgcagggaacagggagccggcactggcagcgtgagagcggcggacgctagtaactaagataaatatcgagataaccaagagaagtgctttccttggttacccgatatatactagttccgcttccacgcgtcgctgctggctgggggctggtcactggtcgctggtgagatctgcctgtttgacagctcaccagcgaccatgtaacgacacagcagcgatcctgataaggtcagatcgctagtcatgatcgctgctgcgtcgctatgtgtgtcaCCACCctaaaagtagcacattatctttatgataaaaaaaaaaaaccaattcttCATACGGAAATGTGAGCGGAAAAATAAAAGCGGGAAAATAAGAAAGTACAAAAAcaaataatttcccagtttttcggttaacAGGGCATTGGAATTAGGATTCGATGTATTCTTGTTTCTAACGgaagaagaggggccacacatggtgtacggatctgtgcactcgctgacgcacaaaatctaccacccatttcttgtatgacTGGAGCAAAATAGTGAACGTTaacccaattacaaaatgtgcccacgtTACAGTATATTTCCC contains the following coding sequences:
- the LOC142258973 gene encoding uncharacterized protein LOC142258973 codes for the protein MDMDRDKMAERILHLTLEILFRLTGEDYTVVKKTSSERCQAPVSEGWGRPLSPIMGPPPHPPIHEDINDQKILELAYKMIELLTGEVPIRCQDVTVYFSMEEWEYLEGHKDLYKDVMMEVPQPLTSPGLSSKRTTPERCPRPLLPQDCKQEDPDVPQDVSPPALSTDDCIGSSNGSLISSEFITDDDCMTHDTYEEHDVVPNIPPVLHRKAISSDLFKQDQNSNHQKTLTGKKSFSCSECGKCFSEKSGLVRHQKIHTGEKPYLCSECGKCFLQKFELVWHQRSHTGEKPFSCSECGKCFIRKSRLVMHQKIHTGEKPFSCSECGKGFSHKSYLVTHQNIHIGEKPFSCSECGKYFIQKSNLISHQKIHKGEKPFSCSECGKCFIRKSGLVGHQKVHTGEKPFSCTECGKCFIQKSNLISHQKIHKGEKPFSCSECGKCFIRKSELVGHQKVHTGEKPFSCTECGKCFIQKSNLVSHQKVHTGEKPFSCSECGKCFIQKLYLVRHQKIHTGEKPFSCSECGTCFIQKSSLVRHQKIHTGEKPFSCSECGKCFIRKSSLVTHQKIHLGRIHFHVQSVGNVLIGKQSTSKAQHYQLAGARTKKVRQMREFQHTDYPK